In Ostrea edulis chromosome 10, xbOstEdul1.1, whole genome shotgun sequence, one genomic interval encodes:
- the LOC125666743 gene encoding helix-loop-helix protein 13-like produces MEFSQTIPVRFYEYCCAFEEEIENCCKNITKDFISGANFNARPYKLYHYPNHNEVFEDTGDSRLPPFGDESSEKPPRNAANFRERQRMLNINTAFEELRLHVPTFPYEKRLSKIDTLRLAIAYIALLRDLLTTNVQDPIDYVEGILHSPNLAESQVLWNTSDLTARIAWIKWDNLGVHRRQKPSYQFQT; encoded by the exons ATGGAATTTTCTCAAACTATACCTGTACGATTTTACGAATATTGCTGCGCTTTTGAAGAGGAAATTGAAAACTGTTGCAAAAATATCACCAAAGACTTTATTTCCGGTGCTAATTTCAACGCGAGACCATACAAATTATACCATTATCCAAACCATAACGAAGTGTTTGAAGATACAGGGGACTCCAGATTACCTCCCTTTGGTGACGAGAGTTCAGAAAAACCACCCAGAAACGCTGCAAATTTTCGAGAACGTCAAAGGATGCTTAATATCAACACTGCGTTTGAAGAATTGAGACTTCACGTGCCTACATTTCCTTATGAGAAGCGTTTGTCAAAAATCGACACCCTTCGTCTGGCTATAGCATACATCGCTTTACTCAGAGACTTGCTGACTACGAACGTTCAGGACCCCATTGATTACGTGGAGGGAATCCTGCATTCTCCAAACCTTGCGGAATCCCAGGTGCTTTGGAATACAAGCg ACTTAACAGCAAGGATTGCCTGGATTAAATGGGATAATCTAGGTGTGCACCGCAGACAGAAGCCATCTTATCAGTTCCAGACGTAG